The Edwardsiella tarda ATCC 15947 = NBRC 105688 region CAAAATCCGCCCCACAACACCCCGAGCCATAGCGGTAGCAACAGCACCGAGATGCGGATGGCGGGCGTCAACGCCATGATCACCAAGATCAGGCCTAGAAAGGCCAAACAGAGGTAGTTGCCATAGGGATACCACAGCGCACGAAAATGGGTCACCACGCCCTGACGGTTCATCGCCGCCTTAAACTTGAGGTGCGCCATGCAGATCATCACCCAGTTAATCACCAGCGTCGAAACCACCAGCGCCATCAACAACGCAAACGCCTTACCCGGCATCAGGTAGTTGATCAGGATCACCAGTGAGGTAGTCAAACCCGATAAGGCGATCGAGCGCAGCGGGATACCACGGCGGCTAATCCGAGTAAGCCAATGCGGGGCATGGCCTTGCAGCGACAGCCCATACAGCATACGGCTATTCGAGTAGACGCAGCTGTTGTAGACCGATAACGCGGCCGTCAGGATCACCACGTTGAGTGCCGCCGCCACCGTCCCGCTATTCAGATGGGCGAAGATCATCACAAACGGGCTACTCGCCGCGTCGATCTGTGGCCAGGGGTACAGCATCAGCAGCACCAGCAGAGAACCGATATAGAAGATCAGGATACGGTAGACCACCTGATTGGTCGCCTTGGGGATACTCTTACGCGGCTCGCTGGCCTCGGCGGCGGTGATACCGATCAGCTCCAATCCACCGAACGAGAACATGATCACCGCCAGCGCCATCACTAATCCCCCCCAGCCGTGTGCCAGGAAGCCACCGTGACGCCAGAGGTTATCGAGCCCGGCCTGCGGTCCCGCCTCGCCGGAGAGCAGCAACCAGCTACCGAAGGCGATCATCCCCAGGATCGCGGCCACCTTGATCAGGGCGAACCAGAATTCGGTTTCGCCATACAGGCGCACGTTGACCATATTCAGCGCGTTGATCAGCACAAAGAACAGCGTGGCCCAGATCCAGGTCGGCACCTCCGGCCACCAATATTGCATGTAGATCCCGGCGGCGGTCAGCTCGGCCATGCCGACCAACACGAACATAACCCAATAGTTCCAGCCGGAGACGAAGCCGGCGAACGGCCCCCAGTAGCAGTGCGCAAAGTGGGCGAAGGAGCCCGCCACCGGCTCCTGAACCACCATCTCACCCAGTTGACGCATAATGAAAAAAGCGATCACCCCGCCGAGGGCATAGCCCAACAATACGGCTGGCCCGGCCAACTGGATCGCCGGACCGATGCCGAGAAACAGCCCGGTACCGACGGCGCCGCCGAGGGCGATCAGTTGAATATGTCGGTTTTTTAATCCCCTCTCCAGGGTGGTACTACTGTGCTGCGAATCGCCCATTTTTTCCTCTGTGCGATAGCGTCATGGTGGCTCTCTGAAGCGCGATCTCCGTGGCGTATCGTATTATTTTATTTACAACGCGCGGCGATTTGTATCACTGCAAACTATTGCAATCAAGATAAATATCATGCTAGCCCGCTGACTGCTGGCGGAATATTCAGCGAGCGTACCGTCGGTGAGGTGTCCGTCGACAAGGCGAAATGGCGCATAGCCGACGGCGGCCATCTTCTGCTAAACTATGCGCCCCTTATTGAAACTCCCTACATCCGCTATGTCTGACTGCGATAAAAATCCCGCACCGTGCGCCGGGCGCGACACGCTATTTTCCGCCCCGATCGCCAAGCTGGGCGACTGGACCTTTGATGAACGCGTGGCCGAAGTGTTTCCCGACATGATCCAGCGTTCGGTGCCTGGCTACTCCAACATCATCGCCATGATCGGTATGCTGGCGCAGCGCTTCGTCCTGCCGGGAACGCGGGTGTATGATCTCGGCTGCTCTCTGGGGGCCGCTACCCTCTCCATGCGCCGCAATATTCAGGCCGAGGGATGCGAGATCATCGCCATCGATAACTCACCGGCGATGGTCAGCCGTTGCCGCCGTCACATCGATGCCTTCCGTAGCCCAACGCCGGTTCAGGTGTTGGAAGCCGACATCCGCGATGTCGCCATCGAGAATGCCTCGCTGGTAGTGCTGAACTTTACCTTGCAGTTTCTCGCCCCGGACGATCGCCAGATCCTGCTGGATCGGATCTACCAGGGGTTGCTGCCGGGCGGTGCGCTGGTATTGTCGGAGAAGTTTAACTTCGCCGACACCACCGTCGGCGAACTGCTGTTCGATATGCACCATGACTTCAAGCGTGCCAACGGTTACAGCGAGCTGGAGATCAGCCAGAAGCGCAGCATGTTGGAGAACGTGATGCTGACGGATAGCGTCGAGACTCACAAACAGCGCCTGCACCAGGCAGGCTTCCAGCACGCCGAGACCTGGTTCCAGTGCTTTAACTTTGGTTCGCTACTGGCCATCAAGGAGACCCAGGAATGATCGACTTCGGCAACTTCTACGCCCAAATCGCCCACGGGCCGCTGAGTAAATGGTTGGAGGTGCTACCGGCCCAGTTGGCGGCCTGGCAGCGTGACTCCCTGCACGGTTACTTCCGCGACTGGAACAACGCGGTAGAGCGGCTGCCTGAACTGACGCCCTACCACCTGGATCTACTGCATGGCGTACACGCCGAGGCGGAGCAACCGCTGAGCGAAGGGCAACGCATCGGTATCGAAAAGATGTTACGCGCGTTGATGCCCTGGCGTAAGGGGCCATTCGATCTGTATGGCATTCACATCGATACGGAGTGGCGCTCGGATTGGAAATGGCAGCGCGTACTGCCGCATCTGTCGCCGCTGGCCGGGCGGACCATCCTCGATGTCGGCTGCGGTAGCGGCTATCACCTATGGCGCATGGTGGGCGCCGGCGCGCATTTGGCGGTGGGGATCGACCCGATGCAACTGTTCCTGTGCCAGTTCGAGGCGGTACGCAAACTGCTCGGCGGCGACCAACGCGCCCATCTGCTGCCCCTAGGCATCGAACAACTACCGGCACTGGGTGCCTTCGACACCGTCTTCTCGATGGGGGTGCTCTATCACCGCCGTTCACCGCTCGATCATCTGTATCAACTCAAGGATCAGTTGGTCAGCGGCGGCGAACTGCTGCTGGAGACGCTGGTGATCGAGGGTGATGCCCAGCAGGTGTTGGTCCCCGGCGAGCGCTACGCGCAGATGCGCAACGTCTACTTCATTCCCTCGGCCGCCATGTTGATCACCTGGCTAGAGAAGTGCGGTTTCTGTGACGTCCGCCTGGTCGATCAATGCCCGACTCGTGTCGAAGAGCAGCGCCGTACGAGCTGGATGACCAGCGAGTCTCTGGCCGAATTCCTCGACCCGCACGACGCCCGGAAGACCTGTGAAGGCTATCCGGCCCCGCTGCGCGCCGCCTTCATCGCCCGCAAGCCCTAAGGCGAGCGGCGCAGAAAAAAGCCCCAACCACAAGGGATGGGGCTTGATGAGTGAGCGAACCCTCCGCTACAAGTTCGTACTGACTTCTACTGGAGATGGCGACTACAGGGCGTGGAGAGCGGATGCGACTCTGCGGCGACACAGGCTTCCGGCATCATCTGCAATGCCGCCTTCATCGCCTCGACCATGCCGCTGTCCACGCAATAGTGGCAAAATTCGTCATTCTCTGCATGGCTCATACTCACGCCCGCCTTGCGATAACGCATCGTCGACGGCACGCAATGACCCGCCGAGGTATGCACCTCATGCAGGCCGATCTCCACGAACTTATGCAAGTTGGACAGGCGTACCCCGGCTCCGGCCATGATCAACGGCCCCTGGCTGGCTTGATGCAACTGACGCAACAGCGGCAAACCCGCTTCGGCGCTCTGTTGTTGACCCGACGTCAAGATACGCGCCACCCCTAAATCGGTTAGCTGCGCCAAGGCCAACATCGGATTGGCACACATGTCGAAGGCTCGATGAAAGGTGATGGCCATCGGCCCGGCCAGCGTCATGAGCTGGCGCATACGATGCAGATCGATATGCCCCTCTTCATCCAATAAGCCGATCACCGCACCGGGAAACCCCAGATCGCGTACCAACGCCAGATCACGCTTCATCAAGGCAAACTCGCTATCGCTATAGCAAAAATCGCCGCCGCGTGGACGAATGATCGGATGCACCGGGATGCTCACCTGCTCACGGCACCCCACCAAGGTGCCGTAACTGGGGGTGATCCCCCCATCCTGCTGACTGGCACACAGCTCGATACGATCGGCCCCCGCCGCCTGAGCGGCCTCGGCACACGCCAACGAGTAGCAACAGACTTCTAACTTCACCATTCCAACCTCCGAATCAACAGCCAAAAGGGCGCCGAGATGAAAAATACTCATACCCATGCAGCCAATATTGAGGATCACCCCACGCCTCGCCTAGTCTGTTCCCTATAGCGTTTGAGTTTTTCCCCCATGCGCGTGATGATAAATTCGCCACCCGACGCACACAGCCGACTGGCAAGATCATGGCGCAACAGAAAAGTAACCGGTTGCAGCCTGAAGGATGCAATTAGCCTACTAAAGGATAATAGTGATGACATTTAATTTCGATGAAGTGATCGACCGCCGTCACAGTGACAGCGAGAAATGGGGCAAATATGCGGGACAGGACACAATTCCACTGTGGGTCGCCGATACCGACTTCCGCTCGCCACCGGCCGTCATCGAGGCCTTGCAACAGCGGGTGGCGCACGGCGTATTCGGCTACGGCGCGCCGCCCGCGTCGCTGATCGCCCTGTTTGTCGAGCGCATGGCGCAACGTTATCAGTGGACCATCCAACCCGACTGGCTGGTGTTCCTGCCGGGATTAGTCTGTGGTCTTAACCTCACGGTGCGCGCCCTGACCGCCGCGGATCAAGGCACCTTGGCCCCTCACCCTATCTACCCCCCTTTCATGAAGTCGGCCCACCTGGCCGGGCGTAGCCAGACGGCGATGCCACTCACCTTGCGTGACGGGCGTTGGGTGGTCGATCTGGCGGCGGCCGAAGCGGGAATGAGCGGACAGGAACGGCTATTGATGCTGTGTAACCCACAGAACCCGGGGGGAACGGTCTACCGGCGCGAGGAGTTGGCGGCACAGTTAGCCTTCGCCCAACGCCACGACCTGCTGATCTGTTCCGACGAGATCCACTGCGATCTCCTGCTGGAGCCGGGCGTACGCCACACGCCGATCGCCGCGCTGAGTTCCGATGCCGAACGGCGCAGCGTGACGCTGATGGCGCCCTCCAAGACCTTTAACATCGCCGGCCTCGGCGCCTCCGTCGCCATCATCCCCGATGCCCAGCTGCGTAGCCGCTTTATCGCGGCACGTACCGGCATCGTTCCGCAAGTCGATATCCTGGCCTTCGTCGCCGCTGAGGCCGCCTATCGCCACGGCCAACCCTGGCTGGATGCACAGTTGGACTATCTGCGCGCCAATCGCGATCACCTTAGCGCGCGCATCAACGCCATGCCGGGGCTACGTACCGTCAGCGTCGAGGGGAGCTACCTGGCCTGGATCGATGCCAGCGCCCTGCCCGTCGAGCAACCGCAGGCGTTCTTCGAGCGCGCGGGGGTCGGGCTCTCCGACGGGGCCGACTTCGGCGCGCCACGCTTCGTGCGCCTCAACTTCGGCTGTCGGCGCGCCCTGCTCGATCAGGCGCTGGATCGTATGGCGCAGGCCATCGCCACGCTCTAGGTTAGGCGCGCTCGCTGGCGACGATCGCCCGCAAGGTATAGGGGTGAAACTTGATCGTCGTCAGCCGATCACCGACGGCGAGCGTCGGATTGGGCAAGCGCTCGCCTTCGCCCTGCGGGTGGCTAAAGGTGAGGCTGATCCCCGGCGCGAGCAACCCCTCATCCGGCAGCAATGCCAGGGCACGGCTATGCAGCGTGGCCGGATCGCCCGCCAAGACCAGCTCCACATGCTGCCAGCCCTGATGCGGGTAGCGCTTCGCCCCCGGATACGGCAGCTCGACACAGTCGATCGACCAAGGCCCGACGCGCAACGGTTGCGCCAGATCGAATAGACAGATCGGGCGGCCATTGATCGGATTCTCGGCCAGCAACGTGGCGCAACGCAGGAAGCCACGCCGCCAGCGCTCGGCGGTCTCCCGTTCGTTGCAACGCAGCGAAATGTGATCCGCCGTGAAACGTGCCAGATCCAGCGACAGTGAGTCCGCCAGCGCCGTTAATGCCGCTTCGAAACGCGTCAGATCCGCCGCTAACTCCTGTAGCTCGTCGATATCGGCTAAGTTATTCATGCCCTCTCCCGTAATGATAGGTGCATCGCCCCTGACGGCGACGCCAAAACCGAGGCGCGTACTCTACCGCGCCGCGCGCGCCACATCCATCCCCCACGCGTGCCCCCACAGGGAAAGGCGCACAGGTGCTGACGGCAGTAGTGATTTCACCTATAATGGCCGGCTGTTTTCCGTCGCATCATATCATTCGGCGGTTAGGATTCGGTTTTCACATTCACGATGCCGGCGCCCACGGCGACCGGTGCGAACAGCTTAAGGTAACCCTGTGAATATTCAGGCACTTATTTCAGATAAAGTCACTCAGGCGCTGGTTGCAGCCGGTGCGCCGGCCGACAGCGAGGCCCTGGTTCGTCCTTCCGCCAAAGTCCAGTTCGGCGACTATCAGGCCAATGGCATCATGGCGGCGGCGAAAAAAATGGCTATGCCTCCACGCCAACTCGCCGAGCAGGTGGTGGCCAATCTGGCCCTGGATGGGATCGCCAGCAAGGTAGAGATTGCCGGCCCGGGTTTCATCAATATCTTCCTCGACGCCGCCTGGCTGGCTGACCAGGTCGATGCCGCACTGGCGGATCCACGCCTGGGCGTCGCTCGCGTCGCGCCGCAGACCATCGTCGTGGACTACTCTGCCCCAAACGTCGCCAAAGAGATGCACGTCGGTCATCTGCGTTCCACCATCATCGGCGATGCCGCGGTACGCACCCTGGAGTTCCTCGGTCATAACGTCATTCGTGCCAACCATGTCGGCGACTGGGGTACCCAGTTCGGCATGCTGATCGCCTATCTGGAAAGGGTGCAAAGCGAAAGTCAGGCTGGCGAGATGGCCCTGGCCGATCTGGAAGCCTTCTACCGTGAAGCCAAGAAGCACTATGATGAAGACGCCGCCTTCGCCGAACGCGCACGCGGTTACGTGGTCAAGCTGCAGGGCGGTGACGAATACTGCCGTGAGATGTGGCGTAAGCTGGTCGACATCACCATGCGCCAGAACCAGCGCAACTACGATCGTCTGAACGTCACCCTGACCGATGACGATGTGATGGGCGAGAGCCTGTACAACCCGATGCTGCCGGGCATCGTGGCCGATCTGAAGGCCAAAGGACTGGCGACGGAGAGCGAAGGCGCCACCGTGGTGTTCCTCGACGAGTTCAAGAATAAAGAAGGTGAGCCGATGGGGGTCATCGTCCAGAAGAAGGACGGCGGCTACCTGTACACCACCACCGACATCGCCTGCGCCAAATATCGCTACGAGACACTCGGCGCCAATCGTATCCTCTACTATATCGACTCACGCCAGCATCAGCATCTGATGCAAGCCTGGGCCATCGTGCGCAAGGCGGGTTATGTCCCGGAATCCGTCAGTCTGGAGCACCACATGTTCGGCATGATGTTGGGCAAGGACGGTAAACCGTTCAAGACCCGCGCCGGCGGCACCATCAAGCTGGCCGATCTGCTGGATGAAGCCACCGAGCGCGCCGCCAAGCTGATCGCCGACAAGAACCCCGAGCTGAGTGGCGACGAGCTGAAAGAGCTGGTGGAAGTGGTCGGTATCGGCGCAGTCAAGTATGCGGATCTCTCCAAGAACCGCACCACCGACTATATCTTCGACTGGGACAATATGCTGGCCTTCGAGGGCAATACCGCCCCCTATATGCAGTATGCCTACACCCGCGTGGCCTCCATCTTCAAACGCGCGGGTATCGATGAGAACAGCCTCAGCGGTGCCGTCATCCTGACAGAGGAGCGTGAGAAGGCGCTGGCGACTCGCCTGATGCAGTTTGAGGAGACCATCCTGACGGTGGCGCGCGAGGGCACCCCGCACGTCATGTGTGCCTACCTGTATGAGGTCGCCGGGTTGTTCTCCAGCTTCTACGAGGCCTGTCCGATCCTCAACGCCGACGACGAGCACGTCCGCGCCAGCCGCCTGAAGCTGGCCGCCTTAACGGCACGCACGCTGAAAACCGGCCTGGATACCCTGGGTATCAAGACCGTCGAGCGTATGTAACCGCCTAGGCATATGCCGCATCGCAAGCCACCCGCTGTCTAGCCGGTGGCTTTTTTATTCGCCGCCCGGCGTCCGGGCATGGCGGTTTAGGCCGATCGCCGCCTCCCGATACCGCCCCCTATCGAGCCGAGCGAGCAAAGCGATCCGCCGCCGACGCCAGCGGGGCAGATCACGCCTGGCAGGGTGAGTCTGTGCCGCGCGACAGCATCGCCAAGGTCGCGCCGTGATCCGATGAACGATGCGGGGAAAAAAAATCCCCGGCAATGCCGGGGAGTCGGCGCGCACCGAACCTAGCGCCGCCGTGGCGCGCGTGACGCGCTGAGGAAATGCCGAGCGCGGATAGGCGTTATAACACCGCGCTACGGGTAAAGTCGCGCAGGCGGAAACCCAGTAGCGCCAATACCGCAAAGTAGCTGGCGGCACCGGCGATCACCAGCCCCATCAGCCGCAACAGGCGATAAGGCATGCCGCCGACATCCCAGGCGGGCATCCACCACATCATGCCGACCAAGACGGCCGCCATCACCAACACCGCCGCCAACAGCTTCAACAGGAAGCCCAACCAACCGGCCAACGGCGTGAACAACTTCTGACGGCGCAGCTGCCAGTA contains the following coding sequences:
- a CDS encoding amino acid permease translates to MGDSQHSSTTLERGLKNRHIQLIALGGAVGTGLFLGIGPAIQLAGPAVLLGYALGGVIAFFIMRQLGEMVVQEPVAGSFAHFAHCYWGPFAGFVSGWNYWVMFVLVGMAELTAAGIYMQYWWPEVPTWIWATLFFVLINALNMVNVRLYGETEFWFALIKVAAILGMIAFGSWLLLSGEAGPQAGLDNLWRHGGFLAHGWGGLVMALAVIMFSFGGLELIGITAAEASEPRKSIPKATNQVVYRILIFYIGSLLVLLMLYPWPQIDAASSPFVMIFAHLNSGTVAAALNVVILTAALSVYNSCVYSNSRMLYGLSLQGHAPHWLTRISRRGIPLRSIALSGLTTSLVILINYLMPGKAFALLMALVVSTLVINWVMICMAHLKFKAAMNRQGVVTHFRALWYPYGNYLCLAFLGLILVIMALTPAIRISVLLLPLWLGVLWGGFCLARRPRRD
- the cmoA gene encoding carboxy-S-adenosyl-L-methionine synthase CmoA encodes the protein MSDCDKNPAPCAGRDTLFSAPIAKLGDWTFDERVAEVFPDMIQRSVPGYSNIIAMIGMLAQRFVLPGTRVYDLGCSLGAATLSMRRNIQAEGCEIIAIDNSPAMVSRCRRHIDAFRSPTPVQVLEADIRDVAIENASLVVLNFTLQFLAPDDRQILLDRIYQGLLPGGALVLSEKFNFADTTVGELLFDMHHDFKRANGYSELEISQKRSMLENVMLTDSVETHKQRLHQAGFQHAETWFQCFNFGSLLAIKETQE
- the cmoB gene encoding tRNA 5-methoxyuridine(34)/uridine 5-oxyacetic acid(34) synthase CmoB: MIDFGNFYAQIAHGPLSKWLEVLPAQLAAWQRDSLHGYFRDWNNAVERLPELTPYHLDLLHGVHAEAEQPLSEGQRIGIEKMLRALMPWRKGPFDLYGIHIDTEWRSDWKWQRVLPHLSPLAGRTILDVGCGSGYHLWRMVGAGAHLAVGIDPMQLFLCQFEAVRKLLGGDQRAHLLPLGIEQLPALGAFDTVFSMGVLYHRRSPLDHLYQLKDQLVSGGELLLETLVIEGDAQQVLVPGERYAQMRNVYFIPSAAMLITWLEKCGFCDVRLVDQCPTRVEEQRRTSWMTSESLAEFLDPHDARKTCEGYPAPLRAAFIARKP
- the cutC gene encoding copper homeostasis protein CutC; protein product: MVKLEVCCYSLACAEAAQAAGADRIELCASQQDGGITPSYGTLVGCREQVSIPVHPIIRPRGGDFCYSDSEFALMKRDLALVRDLGFPGAVIGLLDEEGHIDLHRMRQLMTLAGPMAITFHRAFDMCANPMLALAQLTDLGVARILTSGQQQSAEAGLPLLRQLHQASQGPLIMAGAGVRLSNLHKFVEIGLHEVHTSAGHCVPSTMRYRKAGVSMSHAENDEFCHYCVDSGMVEAMKAALQMMPEACVAAESHPLSTPCSRHLQ
- a CDS encoding MalY/PatB family protein translates to MTFNFDEVIDRRHSDSEKWGKYAGQDTIPLWVADTDFRSPPAVIEALQQRVAHGVFGYGAPPASLIALFVERMAQRYQWTIQPDWLVFLPGLVCGLNLTVRALTAADQGTLAPHPIYPPFMKSAHLAGRSQTAMPLTLRDGRWVVDLAAAEAGMSGQERLLMLCNPQNPGGTVYRREELAAQLAFAQRHDLLICSDEIHCDLLLEPGVRHTPIAALSSDAERRSVTLMAPSKTFNIAGLGASVAIIPDAQLRSRFIAARTGIVPQVDILAFVAAEAAYRHGQPWLDAQLDYLRANRDHLSARINAMPGLRTVSVEGSYLAWIDASALPVEQPQAFFERAGVGLSDGADFGAPRFVRLNFGCRRALLDQALDRMAQAIATL
- a CDS encoding VOC family protein, whose product is MNNLADIDELQELAADLTRFEAALTALADSLSLDLARFTADHISLRCNERETAERWRRGFLRCATLLAENPINGRPICLFDLAQPLRVGPWSIDCVELPYPGAKRYPHQGWQHVELVLAGDPATLHSRALALLPDEGLLAPGISLTFSHPQGEGERLPNPTLAVGDRLTTIKFHPYTLRAIVASERA
- the argS gene encoding arginine--tRNA ligase — translated: MNIQALISDKVTQALVAAGAPADSEALVRPSAKVQFGDYQANGIMAAAKKMAMPPRQLAEQVVANLALDGIASKVEIAGPGFINIFLDAAWLADQVDAALADPRLGVARVAPQTIVVDYSAPNVAKEMHVGHLRSTIIGDAAVRTLEFLGHNVIRANHVGDWGTQFGMLIAYLERVQSESQAGEMALADLEAFYREAKKHYDEDAAFAERARGYVVKLQGGDEYCREMWRKLVDITMRQNQRNYDRLNVTLTDDDVMGESLYNPMLPGIVADLKAKGLATESEGATVVFLDEFKNKEGEPMGVIVQKKDGGYLYTTTDIACAKYRYETLGANRILYYIDSRQHQHLMQAWAIVRKAGYVPESVSLEHHMFGMMLGKDGKPFKTRAGGTIKLADLLDEATERAAKLIADKNPELSGDELKELVEVVGIGAVKYADLSKNRTTDYIFDWDNMLAFEGNTAPYMQYAYTRVASIFKRAGIDENSLSGAVILTEEREKALATRLMQFEETILTVAREGTPHVMCAYLYEVAGLFSSFYEACPILNADDEHVRASRLKLAALTARTLKTGLDTLGIKTVERM